AACTGCATAAGCATGGCGATTTTCAATGGATTCGCACCTGGGACTCCATAATTGTCTGCTCAAAGCGAGGTCCAACCATGGCTTTCTCGCGCGGCAGCTGACTGGCGGCCCAGGTGGTAGCACGGTTGGGAGCCTGCATGCTCCGGATGCGCTCGCCAACCTCGGGGGCCTCCTGGAGAGTACCGTCGTTGTGCTGACGGCCAAGTTCCTTGGTAGGCACAGCATTGGTTGCGGAGACATTCGGTGCAGGCTTCCGCGGGGTTGGGTCATTGACTTGGATAGGGTTCTCGTTCAGACGGGGCACGGTGGAGGCGTATGCGCGGACAACGAAACGCGGGCGGGCCGACGCAAAGGTCGCAATTCTGCGGCCACAGGACATCATATTGGGCAAATTTCCCCGGGTTGGTTGGTTA
Above is a window of Penicillium digitatum chromosome 2, complete sequence DNA encoding:
- a CDS encoding NADH-ubiquinone oxidoreductase, which codes for MMSCGRRIATFASARPRFVVRAYASTVPRLNENPIQVNDPTPRKPAPNVSATNAVPTKELGRQHNDGTLQEAPEVGERIRSMQAPNRATTWAASQLPREKAMVGPRFEQTIMESQPQPYAAIELIHRQPVRWTKSKVVSCDGGGGPLGHPRVFINTDKPEIATCGYCGLPFANEKHRAYLESLPATSYPLEPTGDAVEVNESQRVTEGGLEQR